In the Peromyscus maniculatus bairdii isolate BWxNUB_F1_BW_parent chromosome 20, HU_Pman_BW_mat_3.1, whole genome shotgun sequence genome, one interval contains:
- the Smug1 gene encoding single-strand selective monofunctional uracil DNA glycosylase isoform X2: MAVSQTFLPGPTHEPAGALMEPRPCPRSLAEGFLEEELRLNAELRQLQFPEPVGVIYNPVDYAWELHHNYVTRYCQGPKEVLFLGMNPGPFGMAQTGVPFGEVNVVRDWLGVGGSVRTPPQEHPKRPVLGLECTQSERKKPHPSGAAGQATGAAAGDLRCIPLPAGAAAGRAAGSGSGAAGGAAGTKSSGRADPGGAGGGAPASLSSKPTGQQGLGGSSQGKTPRVGAPASANG; this comes from the exons ATGGCTGTGTCCCAGACTTTCCTGCCGGGGCCTACCCATGAACCTGCAGGTGCCCTGATGGAACCTCGGCCCTGCCCTCGAAGCTTGGctgagggcttcctggaggaggagcttCGGCTCAATGCTGAACTTCGCCAGCTGCAGTTTCCAGAGCCTGTGGGCGTCATCTATAATCCAGTGGATTATGCTTGGGAGCTGCACCATAACTACGTGACTCGATACTGCCAAGGTCCCAAGGAAGTGCTCTTCCTGGGCATGAACCCAGGACCCTTTGGCATGGCCCAGACTGGG GTACCTTTTGGGGAAGTGAATGTGGTCCGGGACTGGTTGGGCGTTGGGGGCTCTGTGAGGACCCCTCCCCAAGAGCACCCTAAGCGACCCGTGTTGGGACTGGAATGCACACAGTCAGAG CGGAAAAAACCTCACCCCAGCGGAGCTGCCGGCCAAGCCACGGGAGCAGCTGCTGGCGATCTGCGATGTATCCCTCTGCCGGCAGGTGCAGCTGCTGGGCGTGCGGCTGGTAGTGGGAGTGGGGCGGCTGGCGGAGCAGCGGGCACGAAGAGCTCTGGCAGGGCTGACCCCGGAGGTGCAGGTGGAGGGGCTCCTGCATCCCTCTCCTCGAAACCCACAGGCCAACAAGGGCTGGGAGGCAGCAGCCAGGGAAAGACTCCAAGAGTTGGGGCTCCTGCCTCTGCTAACGGATGA
- the Smug1 gene encoding single-strand selective monofunctional uracil DNA glycosylase isoform X1 translates to MAVSQTFLPGPTHEPAGALMEPRPCPRSLAEGFLEEELRLNAELRQLQFPEPVGVIYNPVDYAWELHHNYVTRYCQGPKEVLFLGMNPGPFGMAQTGVPFGEVNVVRDWLGVGGSVRTPPQEHPKRPVLGLECTQSEVSGARFWGLFRSLCGQPQVFFRSCFVHNLCPLLFLAPSGKNLTPAELPAKPREQLLAICDVSLCRQVQLLGVRLVVGVGRLAEQRARRALAGLTPEVQVEGLLHPSPRNPQANKGWEAAARERLQELGLLPLLTDECPARSSTP, encoded by the exons ATGGCTGTGTCCCAGACTTTCCTGCCGGGGCCTACCCATGAACCTGCAGGTGCCCTGATGGAACCTCGGCCCTGCCCTCGAAGCTTGGctgagggcttcctggaggaggagcttCGGCTCAATGCTGAACTTCGCCAGCTGCAGTTTCCAGAGCCTGTGGGCGTCATCTATAATCCAGTGGATTATGCTTGGGAGCTGCACCATAACTACGTGACTCGATACTGCCAAGGTCCCAAGGAAGTGCTCTTCCTGGGCATGAACCCAGGACCCTTTGGCATGGCCCAGACTGGG GTACCTTTTGGGGAAGTGAATGTGGTCCGGGACTGGTTGGGCGTTGGGGGCTCTGTGAGGACCCCTCCCCAAGAGCACCCTAAGCGACCCGTGTTGGGACTGGAATGCACACAGTCAGAGGTGAGCGGAGCCCGATTCTGGGGCCTTTTCCGGTCCCTCTGTGGTCAGCCGCAGGTTTTCTTCCGGAGCTGCTTTGTCCACaatctgtgtcctttgctcttctTGGCTCCCAGCGGAAAAAACCTCACCCCAGCGGAGCTGCCGGCCAAGCCACGGGAGCAGCTGCTGGCGATCTGCGATGTATCCCTCTGCCGGCAGGTGCAGCTGCTGGGCGTGCGGCTGGTAGTGGGAGTGGGGCGGCTGGCGGAGCAGCGGGCACGAAGAGCTCTGGCAGGGCTGACCCCGGAGGTGCAGGTGGAGGGGCTCCTGCATCCCTCTCCTCGAAACCCACAGGCCAACAAGGGCTGGGAGGCAGCAGCCAGGGAAAGACTCCAAGAGTTGGGGCTCCTGCCTCTGCTAACGGATGAGTGCCCGGCCAGGTCTAGCACACCTTAG